cttgaaaatataaatatcgaaGCGCACTCGTATATACAGTATCGGTCGTTGCAGAGGGCGTGTGTCATGAGTAGTTGGCGCATGCGCTCAACACAATGAATTTCTCGATAGTACGTTCCACGTATCAATGATGGTGTGCGGATCGAAGGGATTTTGAAGATGGcagactataaaaaatatgaaatcaattattgatatttttgttcatatatatatagttttgaGTACGACCTGTAAAATAACACCAACTACGTAGACGATTTAAGTTTCAATGGAGACGAATCAAGACACTAAAACTGAAAAGTTGCATGAAACGCTTTTCCATTTTACTTGTAATGAGGTCCTGAATAATGCAATGACTTTTCCCCTTTAGCTGGACTTGTTAACTTTGAAGAACCTGGAGGTTATCATTCAATACAGCGGAACTAATTTAACAACTTTTGTGTACTTAGAAGATTGTAATTTCTGATTTGAAAGAGTGTCTATATAGCAAAAAACACTTCAATAATgcaattcaatgaaaaaaaaatgttttcgcCAAATAAAACTTGCTATAAAAGAAATACTGAgacttttttgaggttaggacaACAATTAATCGATTTTCATTGTGGATGTTTCAATTTTTCGGTAGATTGTAATCTGTCGAAGTGAAATCGTTAAATGTGCGTTAAATATTAATGAACGTGTCTTATTTTTAGGTTAAATACACAATTTAAAAACCTAAACAATGTTTACTTTTGATTCTACGTTAATTTAATATGACGTTCCTGTCAAAATTGTATCACGTGATTTCATTTGACGCTCCGAGTCCACGTCAACAAGAAAACGCGCcttaataaacatttaacaTGACAGCTGACACATAAACACAAGTTTATGTTATTCAATCAGTGATAATTTCATCTtaacattcattttattaatgaatCTATGAAAATGTTAGAGTGTGCGTTAAATATTAATGAACGTGTCatatttttaggttaaataCACAATTTAAAAACCTAaacaaatgtttctttttgattCTGCGTTAATTTAAGTTGACTTTCCTGTCAAAATTGTACCACGTGATATCATTTGACGCTCCGAGTCCACGTCAACAAGAAAACGCGccttaataaacatttaatatgacagctgaCACATAAACACAAGTTTATATTATTCAATCAgtaatcattttatataaacattcattttatctatgaatatatgtaaatataattatttttagatctataaaaaagttaattttaatcGATTCTGGACGAACAAACAATGTAAGCGCTTTTTCTGTGTGTATATTATGATACAATCACATGACGTTAGTTAACCTCAAAATCAATGTTCTAGACGTATAAAGttaatgtttaatattaaacaaaaactattttaataactttcatagttatttgaaaaaatatattgttattgtTAGTGATAATGTCAGATATTTCTAATAGTCATTATTTTCTGTGTTATTTTGACGATAACCTCGCTTCATTAAggattatatttataaaatgtttgcTTTACGTGATAGAAGtttattttgatgtaaataatCTAGTTTCGTAAGTATATTTTACTACTAAAATGATAAAACGGTTCAATAGATCTTTCTAGTTGTGCATACGGGGTGTTTCacaaataaacacaaaaattatattatatcttCAAGTAATGAAAAATATCGAAGTCAATGACATACTACCCATTTTATTATCGATAagttgttaatgaaaattaatataaattgagtTATTAGGTTATAAAATGTGTTTATATATCAccttaaaattataattataatctaTATCGCGAGATTGTGAACCACAACCgcattattttattaagtaaaaCTGTCCATTCTGGGTCCATAGAATTAGAAATTAAACATactcacataacctcaaaatcaaTGTTGAAAACGCGTTAATAATGGCGTAGGAAATTTCATGtttaatagttaataataataataataataatagaactCACCTCGTAACCCATGTTGGGATAATTCAACTTCTGTGATTTCCACGTGGCGAATAAGAAATGCCAAACGACGAAAGCGTAAGGTAAATACGATCCCAAAGTATAATTTTGTAAAGAATAAATCTGcttattcaaaatatcactAAAAACGAACCAATCCAAAGCTTGACTGATCCCTTGCAAAGAAGAATCTTTCAATTGTAAAACCATCATATTTTCGTAAACACCCTGCGCCACCCTCTCGTAATCTCCGAAAGAAGAAACTGTTTGCAAAATTTTCGACATTCTATCTCGCATAGTTTGTTTGTGGACTGTATCGGTTTGATGTACCAAAGGATTAATTTTGGGACGtaccatattaaatatttcctgCCATACAGTGAACAAacctgaaataaaatattgttagaCCGTGAAAGCAAGAAAACTTACTATACTTTACattatttcgagttttttttgcCAGTGACATGGGATTTTTTTGTTATCGAGTTTATTTACCTTTCTGCATGTCCTTTTGTCCTATATTGAACTTGTAAACGTCGGATAAAGTCACTAATTTATTTTGCgatttgaaaaaatgcaaaACCGATAAACAGGATCTGATATCGTTGTTGCTTTTTTCCGCCAAAGCCATCATGGTACCCAAATCGGTTTTTATCTGTTCTCTACGACATATAGACATCAATCTTTCCGCTAAACGTGTGCTACAAGTAGGCGGAAAATGTATAACGAAAGCAATTTGTCGTAGAGGTTTCAACGCTGGAACGTATACGTCgttacaaatacaaataatcggTCTTTTCAAAACGAAATTTTTCCCTTTTTTCGATTTGTTAGTACCGGTTATGTATTTGATCAAAAAGTCTATAGAGGATTGCGGCGCTCCGTCTATTTCGTCGAATACGAGACAATTCGGTCTACACTTTTGATCTACCACCGATTTCATCTGCGTCGAATTTTCTAAATGGATTTTGAAAGCTTCGGTGCTTCTATCGTCTGAAGCGTTAACTTCCACGACGTTATAGCCTGCGTGTTTAGCCGCCACATGGGCTAACGTTGTTTTACCTAAAATGGAAACATTATTAGCAAAAAGCAACTTTAAACTTGGAGTTTTATGGTCAGTGGTTGGATTAGCAAAAACCTAACTCCAAAATAGTTAGCAGTGACGTTCAACTTGTATCTAACCTAAAATAGAATCCATCTGCAATAAGATTACACCTGCTTTGTTTGGTATAACTGAGTTCGAAACAAACTGGTGGATGTGGCACCTCCAAGAAGTTGGCACCGCACTGTggagttataaaaatattgaaaattgttctaCTTTGTTCCAAAACTACATAGGGCTGAGATACTCTTagaataaatcagaaaaatactattttgaaCCCACGGAACAACATTATAGCATTTGTTCTAGGTTGTTCTAAGTTGTTTCAGAATATTTGccttgaaaaaagtatttttaaggaAATCAGAACTGCAAAAATCGCTAACATTGAAAAAGTGGTCCTAGAGCTCAAAAATCagatttttcattcatttttttccaaaagttaCAATCTCAACCCGTTCTGGAACAAAGTAGAACAAACCTAGAAAGTGTGGTGTTTGAAATTGACCCCAATTAAAGTTTTCATCATCTTGTTTAGATGAAACCCCAAACACGGATCCAGCAAAAGCTTCCAAGAAACATCAAAAGAAATCAAGCACTTTACCTAATCCAGGTGGTCCACACAATAACGCCACTTTATATTGGGGTCTTCCGTGTTCATCCAAATTAGTATCAAGTTcataatttcttgtaaatttcgatttattttgatcAGTACTATGTTGTAACTCCCTAATTTTAGGTCTTCTATTAAAAACAGCTTTATCCCAAAGTTTCAACCATTTCAACATGATCCTATTTGTACTTTCGTCACTTAAAAGTTCGACGTATTTCCTCGGACGGTATAAATCTGTCCATAATTCTTTATTTGAATTACATTCTTCTACCATTTCAACATCAGTTTCTTCATATTGCGCAGTTAAGTGCTTAGATAgctaataaaatcaattttcacttaaaacagttaaaatttcatcataaatcAGTACTAACCAAAATTTGAGCTTCttcccaaatttttttcgaacTCTCTCCTAAAATATCCTTTTCCAAAGAATCagcagcaattttttttatttcttctttttcgtatTCTTCCGAATGGAATCTAACGTATATTTTTTCCCCATCATGGCATGTAATACCTACAAATGGATATTTCGGTACCCTACGGCTGATATTATGCTTGTCTCTATCATAATCAATTGAAGACGTTTTATTTAtagaaagtaaattttttttctctttattcaGTTTCCTTAACAAAATAATGTGTTCCATTAACTCAAGCAGTTCTTCATCTTTGTCcgactttatttttttattcggttgAATATCTATTTCGTCCCCAAAATCAATATCacctgaaataaataattatactatAAAAATCTAAGAAATAATATACTTACCAATGTCTCCAAATAAATCATCGGCTGTACGTTTTTTAGACGAATCTTGTATGTGATTTTCTAACTGAGCAGAAGTCGCAGACGAAGATGCACAATATTGAGAAGGTTCTAAACTAAAATCTTCAACGTTTTGAGATTCATTTTGTGTAGAAAACAACGATAATGAATTATTAACgctattttgtgatttttgtcCACTTTTATTAGTTAATTCGCTATTAGGATTAGATTTTTTTGAAGCTGGTTcgtaaatttctaaaaaatatttttaaacgcaTAACCTAAATACATTTCATAAAACTTAATTTCCTACCACCTTCGTCTTGATCTCTTAAAAGTTCAAGTTCGTCTCCATACATTAACTCGAATTCCTCATCAGCATCTGGATAATCACTCATTTTTACTcagtaattaattataatacacAAAAATAATTCGGGATTTAacctttttattaattcataatatttccCGCTATTTTTAACGTCAAAGTTGTCACGTCATAAATGgcatataatttttatagaaatgaaataaaacaataaaatgagtttatttaatatttacttcACTCTTtgctataaaataatataaataattacaaaatatttttcagaaaatgtatATACAAAGTTTTAAGGTAATTCATTATCTTACTATTTATAACTATATGCAATATATTTTACATTCTTGTATGAATAGTTGCCTACCGATAGAAactgttttgtaaatattccaaaataaaatttttagattatcatattttaaatatataatttctgtATGGTGAACAAAATAGAATGTATCTTCATATtagaaatgaaatttgaataaataaaatatctaaaatgtgTTTTAGTTTTAATTCGAAATAGTTTAAACAACacgtaattttttgtttgcCAAAAAAGCAAGGTTAATAAAGAATTGATCCCGgtgttcaaacaaaaaatatattccgaaACAACTGAATGGAACTTTTAATTCTTTAATTTGAACCAATGTATTCTGTccacaaattaaaaaagtaacGTTATAAATATACAGATCCGGTTTATACATTATTGGACTCGCGCTTATTTTAGGTCAGTACATCAAACTTAATTCAAAGTTGTTAGTAGTAATCACGATATGATAATCAAAAATGGGTAAAACTTTTACAGATTCCGTCTAAGTAAAATTGCTAGggataattaaaattgttatttaatataattaaaaaaagatttagTAATGTGGCACAAATTTTAGTTGACTATGTTATTGAACTGGCCTATTACTGATGGGGAGACAACCGACGAATAGTGATTATCAGCCACTTAAGCGAAGACACAATTACAGTCCGAGTagaaaattataagtaaataCACAGCAGGTTGttcgatatttatttaaaacattttgataaaacgATAAGGTATTCGAAAATCgtgtttaaaatgttttactCAGTCATCAATGTTTTGTTAGGTATGTAGATAAACAATTTaagtaattatttcattaagGAACCGGTTCGTATACAGATAGGAGTTGAATAACAACggaatttttggttataaacTAGTaatgagataaaaaaaaacttgtttatattaaacaatggttttattatttaaatatttgattgattttaccatttattattttgatgtaataggttaggttattatcaaaatcaaatatattatcaatataataacaACTAATTCAAATGATGTGAAACGTGTTGCATGACAGTTAACGGTTATTAAACTGCAATATAAGTAGATGAATCActaataatttagaataaacAAAAGGGAAATAATTCTTAAATGATGGATTCTAGTTTAGTATGAAAACATGTAATTTAGTTTTTGGTTAAACGTTTTCTGATTTGATATTATGCTACAAGCGAATTTACATGATGTTAACTAACCTCAAACTCAAtcgattttaattattattaaaaagattatttttgacATGGAACTCAAAGTTTttgtattagtttttatttcgtacattaataaaattattttttcataaatatatttcagtatGATAATAACAGTTATGTGTTAATAAAGCtaatgaatagaaaatttgtCGATTATACACGGTGTTTCATAAGTAAACAcaaattgatttgaatttatttacgTTAACTGTACTTTAGCTATTATTCTAtggataataaaatatcaaaatgtacgacaggtaattttattatcaataagtggtttatgaaaaataaataaaattagaatttactGGGTTATAAAAAGTGGGTTTCTTAAACcacataaattatatattattaaataaatgaactGTACTTCAATGGAACATTTATGTTAATACGTTTATAACATGATCggaatgaatattaaattacgAGGTCAATTGCAAAAGTTCTAAATTATACACTGACAACAACATAGTAAAATAAACTTGTCATTTTGTTATTCACaaagaattaataattattctgtGAATGAATATGCACAACTCGTCCTAgtttatacaataaatattatatactgAGAAAAATAGCTAAAGGGAGATGATTTAAATCTTTTGAGACTAATATTCGTTGCTTtgcaaatatattattaattcataattcgtgtagtgtaataaaaatgtgacataactgtcaatgtcaattgtcaaggtaaataaacatttgtttaaatttcctGATTTGTGTTCTAAATGggaagaattttgtaaaatgcAATACTCAATCACAAATTATCGATAACTGaattactgttttatttttgcgtagtatttatttacatattaaaatttgtacAAACCGCGAAAATAGATTAGTTCTGTGACGCACCATCGAATGAACTGGTATCTAaaatccgccatgttgtttccactgaataacagCTAAGTTCGCATTTCTTCTTTGCGTATGTTCTGTGGTTATCGATACGAGTATCGAGATAATCGATTGTTCTTATTGTTTATGaactgtttatataaatatctatatatttacaggaaataaaaacatttttttatttccaggGAAGATAATGGAgaaattgatacaaaattgcaactaaacataataaattatctacaaattttaattattcattaaaatcttTCTATCACGAGTTCGAGGTCAAGGGCCATCTTAAACAGACAGTTCGTTCAAGATAACAAGTAGTCGCTTACAAAGAATTATTCACGTAGCATCGACCGCTCATTACAaaagtttaattgaaaattttcagtaaggaaaaaacgaaaaatgttcGGTTTAAATAATTCGTATTCATTTTTCTATACGCTGTTTACGTGGTCCCTGGGTATTTGTTACGGATTCGTTTTGATATCTTCGGCTGCGGGAAACCTCGACGATTTCAACTTTTTCGAAAAAGGGGTTTCTCTGAAATACAATTTAGAAACAAATGTTCTGCTCAACGATAAAGGATTGAAAGGAAAAAACGTGGGATTCACTATCAATGTAGAAGTGAGCGTCGCCACTATTTGGGAAAATGgaaatcagaaattattgaaaatcgaggtaaaaattattttatttcaccaaaaaattaattgacTCTCTTCCTCCTTCTCTTATCTCACTCTATCTCTCACTTACTATTTGTTTCCCACTCTTTCGCTGTCTTTCTCTCACTTTTTCTATCACGTTGTCACTGTTTTCATGTCTCCAATTTTATTTCTCACTCTTTTACACTGTCTTTAACTGTATCACTGTTTTCTTCTGTCTCTCTCTCTTTCATTGTCTTCCAGTTTCACTCACTCACTCTCCCAATGTATTATTCTCTACCTCACTCGCATCCAATATCTTTCAGTCCCTCTCACTCACTCAAACTCATTCACTAGCTTCATCTCTTACTCTCTCACTGTTTTGCTGTTTTCCTTTTTCATGGATTCGTCtttctttctattctattctatcaCTCACTCGTTTTTTCACTGTTTTCTTCTGTCTCCCTCTCTTTCATTGTGTTACAGTTTCACTCACTCACTCTCCCAATGTATTATTCTCTACCTCACTCGCACTTAATCTCTTTCAGTCCCTCTCACTCACTCAAACTCATTCACTAGCTTCATCTCTTACTCTCTCACTGTTttgctgttttcttttttcatcgATTCATCtttctttctattctattctatcaCTCACTCGTTTTTTCACTGTTTTCTTCTGTCTCCCTCTCTTTCATTGTGTTACAGTTTCACTCACTCACTCTCCCAATGTATTATTCTCTACCTCACTCGCATCCAATATCTTTCAGTCCCTCTCACTCACTCAAACTCATTCACTAGCTTCATCTCTTACTCTCTCACTGTTTTGCTGTTTTCCTTTTTCATGGATTCGTCtttctttctattctattctatcaCTCACTCGTTTTTTCACTGTTTTCTTCTGTCTCCCTCTCTTTCATTGTGTTACAGTTTCACTCACTCACTCTCCCAATGTATTATTCTCTACCTCACTCGCACTTAATCTCTTTCAGTCCCTCTCACTCACTCAAACTCATTCACTAGCTTCATCTCTTACTCTCTCACTGTTttgctgttttcttttttcatcgATTCATCtttctttctattctattctatcaCTCACTCGTTTTTTCACTGTTTTCTTCTGTCTCCCTCTCTTTCATTGTGTTACAGTTTCACTCACTCACTCTCCCAATGTATTATTCTCTATCTCACTCGCACCCAATATCTTTCAGTCCCTCTCACTCACTCAAACTCATTCACTAGCTTCATCTCTTACTCTCTCACTGTTTTGCTGTTTTCCTTTTTCATCGATTCGTCtttctttctattctattctatcaCTCACTCGTTTTTTCACTGTTTTCTTCTGTCTCTCTCTCTTTCATTGTGTTACAGTTTCACTCACTCACTCTCCCAATGTATTATTCTCTACCTCACTCGCACCCAATATCTTTCAGTCCCTCTCACTCACTCAAACTCATTCACTAGCTTCATCTCTTACTCTCTCACTGTTTTGCTGTTTTCCTTTTTCATCGATTCATCtttctttctattctattctatcaCTCACTCGTTTTTTCACTGTTTTCTTCTGTCTCTCTCTCTTTCATTGTCTTCCAGTTTCACTCACTCACTCTCCGAATGTATTATTCTCTATCTCACTCACACTCAATATCTTTCAGTCCCTCTCATTCACTCAAACTCTTTTACTTATACATATAtacttaattatattttaattttattttatatttaatttatattttacaaatttttgcaGTTAAAGCCTCTGAAATTGCATATGCTGTCTGATAAAATCACTTCCGAttctgatttttcaaatttggataACGCCGATAACAAACCGTTTTTAGTTATATGGAATAAAGGcaaaatcgataaaatcttCATATCGAAAAGTGAATCGATATCCATGAAGAACGTTAAGAAAGGAATCGCCAGTTTACTACAGGTgacattcaaaaatttccacaaatttatcgttttatgattttttctatatttctagtTCCAACTTGTTGACGTCGACTCAAAGGAAACCGATTCGTCGGGCACGTGCGTCATAAACTACTCGTCGTTATCACCacacaaattttctaaattgaagACGCACTGTATATCTGACGATTTCGATTATATCGACAATCTAAATAAGATTTTAGGCGTCGAAATCGAATCGAACAGTAGCGTCGAATATGTTTTCAATGAAGGACCTTTTAGACTCGCTTCCGTTGTATCCAAAGACGTTCACGTTTCTTATTTAACGTCTAGAGAAGAAATGGGAAATCGAGTCGAGACAGAACAAATTCTAACTTACATCACTAGTGAAAAAATCGATTCAGTAAATGGAGATTATATAGAAGACGCCGTGGAAAAGATAAGCAAAACCACCGGAATAACATTTAACCAAGAAAATTTACTTACCGAAATAGAACCCGTTAAAACCAACGAAATCGTTACATTTAACAAAGTCGTGGGGaatttgagaaataatttgaaaatagaacaTATCGGTAGCATAAAGCAAGCTAAGGCCATCATTGAATTGGTAAATTCCGCTAGAAATGCGAAAAAAGAAGATATAAGTAAAGTAGTGACGTCtaagaagaataaaaatattctgtaCGTACCAATTTTTAACACAAAAGCAGTAAAGTAACTATATTTCATGCAACCATCCATTCTTAAACTACTACATCTTATGCAACCAATAATAACTGTTACAAAAGTTATATCTACGTCTTATGcaaccatttatttttattactacaTCTTATGCAACCATTAACACATCTTACAAACGTTGTACCTACATCTTATGCAACcaacaatatttaatataagcGCTGTAACTACAACGTATGCAACCATTACTACATATTAGGTAACGACCTGTTCTTGTAACCaaagtttttgctttttttttcttgtagaCATCAATTATACGACATTTTGGGGTACGTTCAAACGTCGGATTCCCACGAAGCCGTTATGAAAAATTTGCATTTCGATAAAGAGGATCAAATCGATTTAAGCGAGAGATACCTTTGGGCGCTTTCTTTTTCTTCGCATCCGAATCCCGACGTCCTCGaagatgttttaaaaaaattcactaaaaCCGTCAGTATACCCGAGAAAGTTAAAGAAACTATGATTTTAACGATGGCGTCGATGGCTTATAAGATATCGCAGAGACCTCATAGCGAATATAAATTTAACGTAAGTAGTTGTTCGATTTTATAATCGATACCATAATCGATTACTTCGATGACATAACCGCTCGTTTTGTTTTATCTCGAATTGAATATTTcgtaatattttattgcatttgTAAAGTTATTGTTgttaaaattgtatattattttgcataatataaacaattacaGATATTATATAACacttttcaagttttattataaattattagtcGATCATTTTCGTTAACTGACAGACGTCAATTAgatttatgattttataaattttgaagatgTTGCCaggtttttgttttattctaagTGGATTTGGTAGATGTTCATggatgaatgtttttttttcatcttttttcaaatatttacattcTTCTTTATTTCTAACTATTAAAATCTTATGAAAAAGCTGCATATGAAgctaaaatcaaatcaaatgtttgtgaaatataattagatatactcattattttacatttctttAATCTCAATGATAATTGGAAAATCCGGCAATGTTGGATAATTGTCAAACTTCACAGATATCAcgtaaatttaaattgttcatggtgatgttattaattttactaaataatcGCCATCTTGGATTAGTTGTCaatcataaataataacaaGTAATAAACTTTTTACTCGACGTAGGTCCCAAACTGGTATGTGGTCATAAAAactatacaatttttaaaattaaatgcaaaaaatatcattttacaaTCTTTTAATCtcgataataattttaaaattcagcAACATTGAAACGTCATGCTCCACAGACATAACTAATATTTAGATCACTCATTATAATTGATTCTTACTAAGAACCATTCTAAagttataaaacataaatattaacaaaaagttatttttctgcTCAAAATAGGTCGTAAATTTGTGTATTTTTGAGCAATGTGGTTATAAAGctgatgaaaatttgaaatgaaataaatacattcatTATAACAATACATTTCcttaatttcaataatactcATAAAATCTGGCAACACTGGTCAATTGAGATATGACACTTCACAGATTTCTCCTATATTTAAACAGTtcatgattattttataattgtttacatagaataataacaaaataggtcgcaaaattctatatttttaagctatattattataaaaacaatagaattttgtaataatgaaaatacgACTTTTGTTTGTAGTTAATCAGAGACGTAGAAGAAACTATCATTAACAATTTGGATTATGCTAAAAACGAAgataaacacaaatattttcGAGCCCTAAAAAATCTCAAATCACCTACAACTATCCCAATTTTGttagaatatattaaaaaaggaACTCAAAAAGAAGGAGTATTAGCATGGAAAGCGATCAAAGCTTTTGGTTCGACTCTATGGGATAAGGAAGTTTTGATGGCAGCCAAACAAGCTTTCTTCCAGCTAAATAAAAGGTTTTTACtcatattctaattattttgcttttgaatttaaattttatgtatCATTTCGAGTTTGCATTATCCTGAAGGATAAATCTAACTGTATTTCTACttgattttccaaaatatttaccactcaatatatttttctacttttcaggatttttaatataattttcgttaatttttagGTACGATACAAGCTCGAGAACTATAGCTGTTGATATACTTTTAGAATCCCAGCCTAGCAATGAACTTTTAGTTGATATACTCAATTTCCTCATATCAAAAGATCCTGCTTACGAAATCAAACAATACGTTTATCAAAGGATCAAGATGCTAACTGAATCTGACGACGATTTCAAATATAGAgtagagaaaattataaaaaattcagtgcagataaataattattctggACTTGCTCCTAGAGGTTTATCGACTGCTTTAACTAGGACATTTTACAAGCATCCTTCGAGTAATGGTAGTTTGGTGAGTGTGCAAGAGATGAAATCTGGTATAGCGAAAAGGGGGTCCATAGATGTAGTTTTCCAGAAAGGTGATATCAGAAAGGAGATTTTTAGTGTGAGtataaaatttctttagttttttttttcatatcttataTCCTTTTATATCTTTTTGTTGCTGACTTATCTCGATTGTAGATTTTTTCGtgtcatttttcatttatttaaatttatagtttttgaggaaatttgttgtttaatttgtcaactgtcaaaacAAAATGGTTTAACAGGTGCacctgtcaactgtcaaaacaAGAACTTTATCGAATTGCTTACTAGATAAAacgtttatatgaaattatttactgAATTTTTGTTATCACCCCATGTATTCTTGTTTGTAGTTTCATTTGTTGTGATGTCATTAGTCATGACTTAAATTTATGGTTTCTGGTGAAATTTATTCTTGAATTTATCACCTGTCAAAACAA
This DNA window, taken from Diorhabda sublineata isolate icDioSubl1.1 chromosome 4, icDioSubl1.1, whole genome shotgun sequence, encodes the following:
- the LOC130443488 gene encoding microsomal triacylglycerol transfer protein, whose protein sequence is MFGLNNSYSFFYTLFTWSLGICYGFVLISSAAGNLDDFNFFEKGVSLKYNLETNVLLNDKGLKGKNVGFTINVEVSVATIWENGNQKLLKIELKPLKLHMLSDKITSDSDFSNLDNADNKPFLVIWNKGKIDKIFISKSESISMKNVKKGIASLLQFQLVDVDSKETDSSGTCVINYSSLSPHKFSKLKTHCISDDFDYIDNLNKILGVEIESNSSVEYVFNEGPFRLASVVSKDVHVSYLTSREEMGNRVETEQILTYITSEKIDSVNGDYIEDAVEKISKTTGITFNQENLLTEIEPVKTNEIVTFNKVVGNLRNNLKIEHIGSIKQAKAIIELVNSARNAKKEDISKVVTSKKNKNILHQLYDILGYVQTSDSHEAVMKNLHFDKEDQIDLSERYLWALSFSSHPNPDVLEDVLKKFTKTVSIPEKVKETMILTMASMAYKISQRPHSEYKFNLIRDVEETIINNLDYAKNEDKHKYFRALKNLKSPTTIPILLEYIKKGTQKEGVLAWKAIKAFGSTLWDKEVLMAAKQAFFQLNKRYDTSSRTIAVDILLESQPSNELLVDILNFLISKDPAYEIKQYVYQRIKMLTESDDDFKYRVEKIIKNSVQINNYSGLAPRGLSTALTRTFYKHPSSNGSLVSVQEMKSGIAKRGSIDVVFQKGDIRKEIFSLGIFSGGLHTFLSSGTEEEETEEENPTAGIELTVMDTQIRPFVFFNGQGELMGHVWSGTASEKTPAFQILALLQDHFEYIRLSPGFIMNVNFKGAASFDLSGKIEISIWSRTAESLVQKTGGIVVVGVNAIDSSFIKTQVEFGGLIETKLDLQTDIDFSSNAQLCMRLTQPDSVFRHNIYKMARVPGSKHQMRTSKYQKYNIPGLTYNINKKNNDMCKSIFS